A stretch of DNA from Halorubrum sp. BOL3-1:
GCGAACACCTCGTCATCGTCGGGCATCCGGAGGTCGTTCCGATCGCCGTCGTCTCCGTTGCTCATGCGTACGCGGCCATACGCGTTCCCGGAAATAAAAGGGCGGTTCTCCGTCGAGACCGAACCGGCCCGTTTACACCGCGGGACCGCGGACGCGACGACATGCGCGACACGCTCGGACTCGAAGGTATTGCCGGAGTTCTCGTCGTCTTCGTCGGAATCGGTATCTTGACCCTCCACGACCCGGTCGTCGCGGGCGCCCTGATGGTGGTGCTCGCCGGTCTCGCGCTGATCGCGAAGGGGCTCGCGGACACCGTGATGCGGTCGTTCGGACTCAAGTGACGGCTCCGGCCCCCGAACCCGCCGCGACGCTCCGATACCCTCCCCTCGCCGCGACGCTCTGACACCCTCCCCTCGCCGCGACGCCCCGGCCGTCGACCTGACCGTCCACCGTCGTCCCGAAAGAGTAATAATATCCGACGGTAGCGTTCGGGTATGGTCGAAGTGCCTGCCGTCGTCGTCGAACTCGTCGAACTCCTCGCCGCCACCCTCGGTGCCGGCGCGGCGGCCGCGGTCGGCGTCGCGTTCGAACAGTTCGGTCTCTCGGCGGTCTCGGGCGGCCGGCTCGTGCTCGGCGCGTGGGCCGCCGGCATGGGACTGCTCGCGTTGTACGTCGGTCTCGTCGGACTCGGCTACGAGCAGGCGCTCCCACGGCTGCGTCGGCTCGTGAGCGGCGAGTAGGCACTACGGCTCCGCCCGCTACAATTCTCTCTCCACCCGCTACAGCTCCCCTCGGCCGCCAGCTCCCGAACTGTCGCCGCGCGCTCGCGGATCGACTCCCACTCCTCGTCGTCCTTGTCGTCGACGTGCGAGTACATCAGTCCCATCCGTCCGGTGCCGCGGAGGGTCTCCTCGTTTTCTTTCAAGAAGTCCCAGTAGAGCGCGTTGAACGGACAGGCGCCCTCGCCGGTGGTGCGGGAGACGGCGTACGGGCAGTCGGCGCAGTGGTCGCTCATCCGGTTGACGTAGCTCCCCGACGAGGCGTACGGCTTCGAGGAGAGGACGTCCGTCCCGAACGACCCCATCGCGACGACGTTCGGCGTCGTCACCCAGTGGTAGGCGTCGACGAACCCGAGGTGGAACCACTCGTTCACCTCGGCGGGGTCGGCGCCGTAGACCAACGCGAAGTTGGCGAGCACCATCAGCCGCTCGATGTGATGGGCGTACCCGAACTCGCGGACGTGCCCGACCGCCTCCGAGAGACACCGCATGTCCGTGTCGCCGTCCCAGTAGGCCGGCGGCAGCTCCCGGTCCTGCTCGAGCTGGTTCGCGCCGGCCAGCTCGGGCATCGCCTCGCGGTAGACGTGACGCATGAACTCGCGCCAGCCGATCACCTGCCTGATGAACCCCTCCGCGGCGTTGAGCGGGACCGGCGGGAGGTCGCCGCCGCCGGCGTCCTCGTCGCGGTCGCCGTCCCCGTCGCCGTTCCCGAAGTCGTCGAGCGTCGCCGTCCCGGTCGCCTCCGGATCGTGCTCGCCGGGGTCGACGCCGCGCTCCGCGTACGCCTCCTCGACGGCGCGGACCGGTTCGCGCGGGTCGAGCAGCCCGAGGTTGATCGCGGGCGAGAGCAGCGAGTGCGAGAGGAACGGCTCGCCGCCGACCATCGCGTCCTGATACCGCCCGAACGCGGGGAGCCCCTCGCTGACGAAGCGGTCGAGCGCCTCGCGCGCGTCCTCGCGGGTGACCGGCCACGCGAACTCGTCGAGCGAGCCGTTCCCCCACGTGTCGAACCGCTCGCGCACCCACGCGTGGGTCTCCCGGGTCAGGTCGTCGGGATCGAACGTCGGCCGCGCGGGCGGCTCCCAGCCGTCGGGCGGCGTCTCCTGGTTTTTGTCGTCGTAGTTCCACTCTCCGCCGACCGGGCCGTCGTCTGTCATCAACACGCCCGTCTCGCGGCGGACGTGCCGGTACCAGTTCTCTTGTCGGTAGGCGCGGTCGGCGGCGCCGTCGGCGCCGATCGCCGTCTCCTCTCCGCCGGCCCACGCCCGCCAGTCGTCGGGCGTCGTCCAGAACAGCTCGTTGTCGACGAGTTCGAGGGTTCCGCCGCGCTCGGCGACGAGTTCGCGAAGCCGCTCGCCCGCGCCGCGGCTCGCGGGTCGCATGAGCCGCAGACGCGGTCCGTCGCCGGCGACGCCGTCGGCGTCGTCGGTTCCCGCTCCAGTCGCATGCGCGGCGAAGAACTCGTCGAGGCCCTCGCCGAAGGATTCGGCCCGCAGGTACGTCACGTCGTGGCCGCGCTCGCGCAGCTCGTCCCGGAAGTGCCGCATCGCGGAGAACACGAGCGTCAGCTTGTGCGCGTGGTACGGCTTCCGGTCAGCGAAGCCGTGCGCCTCGACCAACAGCACGTCGTCGGCCGCGTCGAGGGCGTCGAGGTCGGGGTTGAGTTGGTCGCCGAGCAGCCACAGGGTCGTCCGGTCGCTCACGGGATCAGTAACGGGGGCCAGCGGTATAGCTCCGGTGGCGACGCGGGTCCGGCGCGCTCTCCGACTCGGTTCCCGGTACGGCGCCGCGTCATCCGCGGCTTTTTGCTGCCCCCTCGTGTCCGTCAACCTATGGAAAGAATCCTCACGAACTGGCTGCTCGGACTAATCGCCGCCCTCCTCGCCGTCCTGGTGCTCGACTCGACCGGACGGTCCTTCCTCGATCCGCTCGCGCCGGTCGCGAACGTGCTCGCGCTCGTGACGTTCCTCGCGTTCGTCCTCCTCACCGGCGCGTTCCTCGTGTACACGGCGTCGTTTCGTGACCTGTAGCCGCCTCGTCCCCGTCGCGCTCGTCGCTCTGATGCGGTCCGAATAAAAAGAGATCGCCGTCGAGCCGTCTCGCCTGACACCTCGACCGCGAGCGTCAGCGGCGGCGCGCGAGCAGCGCGGCGACGACCACCGCGAGCAGCGCGACGACCGGGCCGAACCCGGGGGTCTGTTCTTCGAGTATCGCGTCGTCGCCCCCGGTCTCCTCGCTCGCGTCGTCGCCCCCGGTCTCCGCGCTTGCGCCGTCGCCATCGGTGTCGTCGACGGTCGCATCGGCCTCGACGACCGAGAGGCTGCCGGCATCGGTGCCGCCGACTGCGATCGAGTACTCCCCCGGGTCGTCGACGGTCGCCGAAAACAGCACTTCGATCGACTCGTCGCCGGGCACGGTGACTCGCTGGTCGGCCCGTTCCTCGCCGTCGACGAGCAGCGCGACGGTCGCCTCGCCGTCGGCCGCGCCCTCGTTCGTCACGGTGGCGGTCACCTCGACCTGATCGCCGGCGGTGACCTCGTCGGCCTCCAGCGAGGCCGCAGTCACCGCGACGTCCGCGGTCGCGACCCCGACGGCGAACGACGAGAACTCGTCGGTCTGCGCGACGAACTCGTAGGTGTCGCCCTCGGTCGCGACCGGCCCGGTGTCGAGCCGCTCCCAGCCGTCCGCGTAGCGGTACAACGCGACGTCCTCGGCGGACGCGCTCGACGGGAGCTCCGCCGAGTCGACCGCGAACTCGAGCGACGCGCTCGATATCCGGTCGGTCCCGATCGGCTCCACGTTGAGGTAGCCGACCGCTTCGGCGTCGTCAAGCGACGGCGCACTGGCCGGCTCCTCGCCGACGTTCGTCACTTCGATTCGGTAGTCCTCCGGCGGGAGCTGATGGTCGACGGTCATCGACTGGAGCGCGACGCCGACGCCCGAGGCCGCGCCGTCGACCGGAACGTCGACCGGGTCGTTCCCGGGCACGTCCTCGATCCGAAGCGTCGCCCCGTCATCGACCGACGTCACGTCGACGCTTGGCCCCTCGTCCGAGGGACCGACGGCACCCCCACCGCCGCCACCGCCGCCGGTGGAGGCCGTGGTGTCACCGCCGTCGGAACCGTCGGAGCCGTCGGAACCGTCGGAGCCGTCGCCGCCGTCGGAACCGTCAGAGCCGTCGCCGCCGTCGGAGCCGTCGCCGCCGTCACCGGGATTGTCTCCCAGCGACGGGAACGTCAGGTCGGCCTCGACGGTCTCGCCCGGCGTACACGTCGCAGTCTCCTCGGCGCTCACGCCGCTCGCGAGCTGGAACTCGACCGTGCTACTCTGATCGTCGGCGGTACACTGGACGGTGAGCCGTTCGTCGAACGCGTCCGCGCCACCATACTGGCCGTCACCGTCCACCGTGGTCTCGTCGACGACCTCGTCGCCGAGGACGGCCTGAACCGTTGTGCCTTCTGGCGCTGGCTCACCGTCAACCGCGGCCGATCCGTAGAACTCGGCCGGCGGATTCGGCTGCGCGGCCGCCGGGCCGGCGGCGGCTAGCGGCGCGAGCAGGACCACGGCGACGACGAGCAGCGTTCTGGTGGTGTTCATGGATTGTCGTTACTAGATCTCGTCTTCAGTCTCGTCCGTTTCGAGCGTCTGGATCTCCTCGAGTGTGGTCGCACCGACATCCGGCAGCGCGCCGGTCACCGTCGCGTCATCGGTGCCAGCGTCGATGCTCACCCAGTACCCGGTGTACGGGCTCACGATCTGGTTGCCGGGCTCGTTACCCAGCACGCTGAACGACGGCGCCTGACCCGAGGCATCCTCAGTGCTCTCGAACCAGAGCGGAGCGCCGTTCCGCTGGGCCGTCGTGTCGTCCACGAAGGCAGGCTGGTCCGCGGCGTTACCGTAGAGGTGGTTCACCTGCGCCTCTTGACCGTTGAGAACACTGGAGAACGCCGTGCTCACCGTGGTCTTTTTTGGAGCACCAACGAGGTTCCAGCCCTCCTCAAGCTGCTTTACGCCGGGGCTCGCGGTGCCCTCGGACGGGTACTCGAAGGCGATCGTCGCGTCCTCGTCGAGGTCGGTCACGACGAACGCGTCGAGCGCGCCGACCGACTCGTTGGCCATGTCGCCGCCGGGGACGAACTCGTCCTCAGAGGCATCGTACGCGAACACGGAGGCGCCCGCGGGTAGGTCGGAGAAGACCTCTTCGACCGTGCCGTCGACCGACGCCGGGAAGGCGACGACCTGCGGGTCACTCGTGTTCGGCGTGGCCTCGAGCGTCAGCTCGTGGCCGAACTCTTGGGTGTTCTCCGGCTCCTGAACGCTGACGTCGGACTGCGAGACGGTCAGGAACGGGTCGTAGAGCACGTCGCCCTCGAAGGCGGCGTTCTCGTCGACGTCCGAGTGCGAGACATCCGCGTCGGTGTCGTAGTAGTTGAGCAGCGCCTCGACGGTCGTCGGCCCGTCGTTGGCGACATCGACGCCCTCCTCGTCGAGGAGGTCGTTGTACGTCGCGTACGGCGGTTGTTCGGCGTCGAACGCCTCGAAGTGGATGCCGGTGTCGTACGCGTCGAGCACGTTGCGCTCGACGTCGACCGGCTCGTCGGTGCCGGCCGCGTCGATCGCGATGCCGGTTCCCACGTCGGAGACGTCGTTGTCGGTCACGCTGGCGTCGATCGCGGCGCCGCCCACCGCAATCCCGTCGCCCGCGCTCTCGATGACGTTCTCCGCGACCGTTGCGGTCGCGACAGTGTTGACGCCGATCGCCTGGCCGTCGATGTCGCTCACGTCACTGGACGTGACACTGACCTCAGCCGCTTCGGCGACACCGATACCGATGTCGGCGTCGCTGACCGTGTTGTCCGAGGCGTCGACGTCCGCGACACCGGTCGCGGTGATCCCGTCACCGACGTCGCTGACGTCGTTACTCGTCGCGGTCACGTTCCCGGCGTTCGAGACGGACAGTCCGTCGCTCCCATGGTCCGAGATCGTGTTCGACGCGGCGGTGATATCGCCGGCGCTATCGACCACGACGCCGTACACGTCGTTGCTCTCGACGAGGTTGTCGCTCACGTCGAGCGCGTCGACGTCGACGACGGAGATGCCGTACTCGAACGTATCCGGCGCCGGATCGTCGTTGTTCGTGACCTCGTTGGCCGTCACCGCGGTGTCGCCCTGCGCGACGCCGTCGACGGTGATCCCGTCGTCCTCGTTCGCGTCGACGAGGTTGTCCATGACGTCGAGCGCACCGGTGACGTTGCTTACGTCGAGCCCGTCATCGTTGTTCGTGACGTCGTTGTTATCGACCGTGAGGCCGCCGGCGACGTTTGCCGCAGCGATGCCGCCCCCGCTTCCGTCGACGAGGTTGTCGTTGACCGCGGCGCCCGCGGTGATGTCCGCGAGCGAGATGCCGCCATCATCGTTGGCCGTCACGTCGTTGGCGAGTACGGAGACGTCGCTCGACTCGCTGACGTCGATCCCGGCGCCGAGGTCGTCGGCGGCGTCGACGTCGTTGTCGGAGACCGCCACCGTCTCGCTCCCGGAGACTGAGACGCCCTCAAGCTCGCTGTCCGAGATAGTGTTCTCGCTCACGTCGACCGTCGACGATCCGGTGACGAGAACGCCGCCAAGGTTGTCCTCTACCGTGTTTCCGACGACGTCGAGACCGGTCACGCCCGCGGCGTTGACGCCCCAGGCACCGGAGTTCGAGACCTCGTTCCCGGAGAGGCTCACGTCCGCGGAGCCGCCGAGAACGTTGACGCCGTTGTCGTCGGCGCTGTCGACGACGTTGTCCGTCACCGAGACGTCCTCGCCGACGAGGTAGAGTCCATCGTCGAAGCCGCTTGACGAGAGGTCGTTGTTCTGGACCTCGTTGTTGTCGCCGGCGACGGCGACGTCGTACGACTCCCCTGCTCCCGTGGAGGGGAACTGGTTGTCCTCGACTACAGCGTTGTCGCTCTCGAGGTGGAGCGAGATGCCGGTCGTGCCGTCGTCGGACCCGGTCGGCGTCTCCGTCGTGAACGTGTTGTCCGCGACGGTGTAGCCGTCGGGCTGCTCGCCCTCGGAAACGGGACCGCCAGCGATGAACACCAGCGATTCGGCGCTCGCGCCCGGTGCGACGGTGAACGTGTTGTCGATCAGCTCGTTCCCGTCGTCGGGCTCGCCCATCGACATCGGCACCGCGTCGAATCCGGTGCCACCATCGCCCGCGACGACGATGTTGTGTTCGAAGTTGAGGTTCTTGACGTTGTCTGTGCCGGAGCTCCCGGAGAGAAGCACGCCCGGCCCGTCGCCGCCCACGATCGTCATGTGGGTGACGGTGAGCCCGTCGGTCTGGACGTTGAGGGCCGGCTCGGCCGGGTCGTCGGCTTCGATCCGGACCCCGTCGAACTGGTCGTCGCCCTCGTTTTCGCCGATCAGGTCGACGTTCGTGTCGACAACGGCGTTCTCCGTGTAGTCGCCCTCCGCGACGTACACGGTGAACGCGGCCTCGGCCTCTTCGAGCGCCGGACCGAGCTCGTCGAATATCTGGTCCGACTCGTTGACTTCCCCGTCCTCGAAGTCGTCGTCAACGAGAATCTCGTCGCTTGCGAGGTCGTCCTCGTCGGACGGGAACGATCCCGTGTGATTCGCCGCCGCCGGGCCCACCGCGAACCCGCCGACAGCGAGCATCGATACTACCACCACCAGGGCCATCACCGCGGCCCCGGCGGAACTGCGAACGCTTCCACCGTCCGTGTCTGTCGAATGTATGGTTGGCTGTGACGCCGATGTAGTGTAGAGTAATAGAACATATTAGTGCGTTTACCGGACATCTGCCGGACCGGTCACCGACCGGGTACGCGAACCTCAGCAGTCCCCGAACGTCGACGCGACGCGGTTGATTTCGGAGGATCGTCGTTCGTGTCACTACGGTATCTTTTCGGTCTCCCCGTTTTTCATGGAGCCTACACTCGTTCAGGACTCCCAACACGTGTACACCCTACACAAATGCGCGACTCGAACGAACGATCATACCGAACGTGTGCGATGCGACTCATGTCGTGTGATTTTTTCCCGTCGTCGGCTCACCCCGCTCCGTCGGCCGTCGGGGAACTGGCTCCCAGCACGGCGTCCTCACCGACGTCCGACCCGACTTGACGGCCAATCCGGAGGGCGGGCGTCGCCCGCGGTTTCGGGTCGAGGCCGTCGAACTGCCGACCGGACCGTTCGAATTCGGTCGCTCGATCCGTCCCGCCGCAGCCCTCGTCGCCACACCGTCGCTCCGGATCGACGTCGGAATTCGGGTCGATCCGGCGCCGTTCCGGGTGATGTCCAGAAGTCGCACGCGTTCGCGATCCCGAAAGCGTGTGGACTCCGCACACGTTCACGCGACGCTCACGAGACGACGAAAAAACCGCATCCAGCCGCTTCCGACCCGTTATCCGGGTTTCTCCACGGGATGCGCGTCGCGCTCGAACCGTTCGAAGCGGTCGGTGGCCCACGACCGGACGCCGTCGTCGGGCTCGAACCGGAGCAACACCCGGATCAGGTTGTCGTCGTCGGTCGTTCCCAGCTGAACGCCATCGTCGCCGTCGACGCCGAGGTAGTACGGGAGCGTTCCCTCGTACTCCAACACCGCGCACTCCCGACACACGTCGGCGAACAGCTCCGGGTACCGGCCTCGGAGTTCGGTTATCGCCTCCGCCTCCACCACGAGCGTGACGTCGCCGCCGTCGCTCCGAGCCGTCCGGCGCGACGCCTCTAGGATCTGTCTGTTCACGGTAGGGAGCGCGGCACGGACGGCCGTCGCCCGGCGGACCAGCGCGACCTGCTCTTCGATGGGCGCGTACGGGTTCGTTGAGGCCGCAGCGGTGATGTTTGCCCGCTCGAAGTGCCGCAAGTCGAGGTCGAGCCTCTCGACGTTGAGCCACCGCAGCGCCGGCCGCAGGTCGACGGCGAGCGACGCGCTCTCGGTGAGCGCGACCAGCTCTTCGACTATCATCCGCCCGCACCCGGTTATCTCGTATCCCTCTGGCGTGTCCTCGATCCACCCCCGGTCCTCCAAGGCGGTCAGGTTCCGCGTTACGGTCGTCCGCACGCCGTCGACCAGGTCACGGAGTTCCCGCTTCTCTACCGGGCCGTTTCGGTGTAAGGCGTGAAGCACCCGCACGCGGACCGGCGAGCGAGTGAGAAACGCGATTACACCGATTGATTCGTCCGTCACGGCGCCGCTCCCGCCGCCCGCCCCAACGCCGCTCCCAGCGCTCGTCGCGGCACCGGGTCTGCCGTCCGCCGCGGCACCCGACCCGTCGGCCGCCGTCGCGTCCGGCTCACCGCCCACCGACGGCCCCGTTTCGCCGTCGATCTCCTCTCCGGCCGCCATACCGATTCCGCTCGAATCGTCTCCCTCGTCTTTCATCCGTTATGCGTTATTCGCGTCTCAATGTCTTCGGTCGTCGATCGGTCCACCCAGCTGGGGTTCGACCCAACCCTGTTCCCCTCGATATCGGTTGTGACACTCCGACACACTTGTTGGATAGATAATCATTCGTTCCGGGGGATATAGTTATGCCTCTCTTGTCGGGGTTGAATCGGTGGTTACGTCGCTCGACGGCGTCCTTTCCGGAGAGTAACGGCTGATTGTCTTCCGTCGGGCCGGCATCAAGGACAGCCTGAACCGCCTAAATATAGCTCTCGGCCGAGCGCAACGGGTTCTCCGAGCGGTCGATCCGGGACCGGCACGCGGGATTTTTGTGCCGGGTCGCCGTGGCCGGCGCATGGAGTACACGACACTCGGAGACACCGGGATGACAGTCTCGAAGATCTGTCTGGGCTGTATGAGCTTCGGTGACTCCGACTGGCGCGAGTGGGTCCTCGACGAGGAGGAGGGGAGAGAGTTGGTCGAGCGCGCGATCGACCTCGGGGTGAACTTCTTCGATACGGCGAACATGTACTCGGACGGCGAGAGCGAGCGCGTCCTCGGGGAGGCGCTCGACGGGTACGACCGCGATCAGTTCGTCGTCGCCACGAAGGGCTACTTCCGGATGGACGAGTCGAATCCGAACTCGGGCGGCCTCTCTCGGAAGGCGATCGAACAGGAGCTGTCGAACTCGCTCGACCGGCTCGGCACCGACACGATCGACCTCTATCAGATCCACCGCTGGGACGACGAGACGCCCATCGAGGAGACGCTGGCGGCGCTCGACGACGCCGTGCGGCGCGGCGACGTCCGGTACGTCGGTGCCTCCTCCATGTGGGCCCACCAGTTCGCGGACGCCTTACACGTCAGCGACCGCGAGGGGTACGAGCGGTTCGCGACCATGCAGAACCACTACAACCTCGCGTACCGGGAGGAGGAGCGCGAGATGCTGCCGCTGTGCGAGAACGAAGGGATCGGTGTGATGCCGTGGAGTCCGCTCGCCCGGGGGTACCTGACGCGTCCGCACGAGGACGTCGACGCGACGCTCCGCGGCGAGACCGAAGAGCACCTCTACGCGCATCCGTACCGCGAGGGCGGCGGTCTCGAAGTCAACGAGCGCGTCCAGGAACTGGCCGACGAGAAGGACGCGAAGATGGCGCAGATCGCGCTCGCGTGGCTGTTCCAAGTGGAGTGGGTCGACACGCCTATCGTCGGGACGACGAGTGTCGAACACCTCGAAGACGCGGTCGAAGCCCTCGATATCGACCTCTCGGACTCCGATATCGAGTGGCTCGAAGAACCGTACGAGCCGGTCCGCGTCTCCGGCCACGAGTAGCGCGCCGCCGTCGCGGTCGGTCCGACACGACTTATAAATACACCGTCGCGGACGCCACGACAACCCTTTTCGGCGGCGCCGCCGAACGCTCGTCCATGGCAGACGACGACGACGCCACCGACCCCGAGAACGGCGAGGCCGGCGAACAGGGCGACGCCCCCGAGGGCGACGACGGCGAGGAGAAGTCCTTCCGCGATCGCGTCGAAGAAATTCGCGAGCGACGCGAGGAGGAGCGCGAGGAGGGCGAGCGGCCCGACCCCGAAGAGATGATGGGCGGCGGAGGCGGTCCGCCGGGCATGGGCGGCGGCGGCGGCGGCAATCCCTTCGCGCAGATGATGTCCGGAATGATGGGCGGCGGCGGTCCCGGCGGCGCGGGCGGTCCGCCAGAGATGGGCGGCGGTCCCGGCGCACAGGGTGGACAGGGCGGACAGGGCGACGACGGCGGCAACGAGGAGCTCGTCCGCGAGGTCCGCCAGCTCAGAGACGAGGTCCGCGACGCGACGCGTCAACTCCAGCGCATCGCGCAGGCGCTCGAAGACGACTGAGTCGCCCGGTCTCGACTCCCCCTTCTTTTTCACGTCGATCGACGCGAGAGCGACTCGGTCGCCCACGGGCTGAGATCGCTCACGGGCCGGCGCGAACGAAAAGTAACGATGTCGGCGCGAGCGAACGGCTCGCGCCCGTCAGCTCACGTCAGCACTCCGACCAGCCGCACGACTCGCACGTCTTGCAGCCCTCGGAGTAGTAGAGGTTCATCCCGCCGCACTCGGGACACTCGGGCGACTCGCCCGCCGCGATGAGTTCTTCCATCGCGTCGTCGGCGCCCGCGGCGTCGTCCGCCGCCTCGGGCGCGTCGAGTGCTTCCGGCCCGCCAGCAGCCGCGTCGGCGGCCGCGCCGCCGTCGGTCTGGCCCGGCCGGCCCGTCGACTCGTCCGCCGCGGTCTCCTCGACGTCGTCGAGGCTCTGCTGTTGGGGAATCCCCTTGTCGACGTCGTTGTCGAGGTAGCGCCGCAGCGCGGTGCCGATCGCGTCCGGGATCGACTGGATCTGCTCGCCTTTGTCCCAGGCGACCTTCGGACTCCGGGTGCCCTGTAACTCGTCGACGATCTCCTCGGGGTCGACGCCGGAACGGAGCGCCGTCGAGATGACCTTCGCGAGCGCCTCCGTGAAGGAGTTGGTGTAGCCGCCGGAGTGACCGATGTTCGCGAACAGCTCGAACGGCAGCCCCCTGTCGTCCTCGTTGATGGTGACGTACATCTTGCCGTACCCCGTCTCGACGCGCTGCGTGACGCCGTTCAGGGAGTCGGGACGCGGGCTGCGCTCGCTGTAGTCGACGCGGGGCTGCTCGGTCGCCTCCAGCAGGTCCGAGATTTCCGCGTCGATCGCGGCCCGGACCTCCTCGTTGTCGAGGAACGCCTCGACGCCGCCGAAGACCTCGCCGATCTGCTCGACGATCGTCTCGGCGGCCTCGCTCTCGTCCGCGAACTCGGTGTTCTTCGCGCGGGTCGTGAGCACCTGCTTCGAGCGGGTGCCGTCGCGGTAGACGGTGACGCCCTTCCCGCCGTGGTCGTAGATATAGCGGTACACCGCTTCCATCTCCTCGGCGGTGGCGTCGTTCGGGAAGTTACACGTCTTCGAGATGGCGGAGTCGACGCCCTTCTGGCAGGCGCACTGGACCGCCGCGTGCTGTTTGCCGGAGAGGTCGCCGGTGACGACGAACAGCTCGCCGATGGCGTCCGGGACCGTCTCTAACCCGTCCACGCCGTCGAACTCGTTTTCCGCCATCTGGTCTTGCGCCTCCCGCTTGACGGCGTCGACGTCGACGTCGTTCTCCTCTAAGGTGCGCAGGAAGTAGTCGTCGAACTCGACGAGCATCTCGTCGCCTTGGACGTCGCCGGAGACGTTCTTGTAGTAGGCGACGTTGTAGATGGGCTCGCAGCCGCCCGTCGTGTTGCCGATCATCGACGTCGTGCCCGTGGGGGCGATCGTCGTCGTGTTGTGGTTGCGGATCGGGAACCCGTCCTCCCACTCGTCGGCGTCGAGACCGGTGTAGTGTTCGAACCACTCGCGGTACTCGGTGGGGTTCGCGTACTTCGAGTCCTCCCAGTCGGCGAACGTCCCGCGCTCCTGTGCGAGCTCGTGGGAGGCCTGCTTCGACGCGTGGTTGATATGGGTCATCAGCTGGCGGGCGACCTCGTT
This window harbors:
- a CDS encoding winged helix-turn-helix domain-containing protein; translated protein: MKDEGDDSSGIGMAAGEEIDGETGPSVGGEPDATAADGSGAAADGRPGAATSAGSGVGAGGGSGAVTDESIGVIAFLTRSPVRVRVLHALHRNGPVEKRELRDLVDGVRTTVTRNLTALEDRGWIEDTPEGYEITGCGRMIVEELVALTESASLAVDLRPALRWLNVERLDLDLRHFERANITAAASTNPYAPIEEQVALVRRATAVRAALPTVNRQILEASRRTARSDGGDVTLVVEAEAITELRGRYPELFADVCRECAVLEYEGTLPYYLGVDGDDGVQLGTTDDDNLIRVLLRFEPDDGVRSWATDRFERFERDAHPVEKPG
- a CDS encoding right-handed parallel beta-helix repeat-containing protein → MVVVSMLAVGGFAVGPAAANHTGSFPSDEDDLASDEILVDDDFEDGEVNESDQIFDELGPALEEAEAAFTVYVAEGDYTENAVVDTNVDLIGENEGDDQFDGVRIEADDPAEPALNVQTDGLTVTHMTIVGGDGPGVLLSGSSGTDNVKNLNFEHNIVVAGDGGTGFDAVPMSMGEPDDGNELIDNTFTVAPGASAESLVFIAGGPVSEGEQPDGYTVADNTFTTETPTGSDDGTTGISLHLESDNAVVEDNQFPSTGAGESYDVAVAGDNNEVQNNDLSSSGFDDGLYLVGEDVSVTDNVVDSADDNGVNVLGGSADVSLSGNEVSNSGAWGVNAAGVTGLDVVGNTVEDNLGGVLVTGSSTVDVSENTISDSELEGVSVSGSETVAVSDNDVDAADDLGAGIDVSESSDVSVLANDVTANDDGGISLADITAGAAVNDNLVDGSGGGIAAANVAGGLTVDNNDVTNNDDGLDVSNVTGALDVMDNLVDANEDDGITVDGVAQGDTAVTANEVTNNDDPAPDTFEYGISVVDVDALDVSDNLVESNDVYGVVVDSAGDITAASNTISDHGSDGLSVSNAGNVTATSNDVSDVGDGITATGVADVDASDNTVSDADIGIGVAEAAEVSVTSSDVSDIDGQAIGVNTVATATVAENVIESAGDGIAVGGAAIDASVTDNDVSDVGTGIAIDAAGTDEPVDVERNVLDAYDTGIHFEAFDAEQPPYATYNDLLDEEGVDVANDGPTTVEALLNYYDTDADVSHSDVDENAAFEGDVLYDPFLTVSQSDVSVQEPENTQEFGHELTLEATPNTSDPQVVAFPASVDGTVEEVFSDLPAGASVFAYDASEDEFVPGGDMANESVGALDAFVVTDLDEDATIAFEYPSEGTASPGVKQLEEGWNLVGAPKKTTVSTAFSSVLNGQEAQVNHLYGNAADQPAFVDDTTAQRNGAPLWFESTEDASGQAPSFSVLGNEPGNQIVSPYTGYWVSIDAGTDDATVTGALPDVGATTLEEIQTLETDETEDEI
- a CDS encoding cryptochrome/photolyase family protein, with translation MSDRTTLWLLGDQLNPDLDALDAADDVLLVEAHGFADRKPYHAHKLTLVFSAMRHFRDELRERGHDVTYLRAESFGEGLDEFFAAHATGAGTDDADGVAGDGPRLRLMRPASRGAGERLRELVAERGGTLELVDNELFWTTPDDWRAWAGGEETAIGADGAADRAYRQENWYRHVRRETGVLMTDDGPVGGEWNYDDKNQETPPDGWEPPARPTFDPDDLTRETHAWVRERFDTWGNGSLDEFAWPVTREDAREALDRFVSEGLPAFGRYQDAMVGGEPFLSHSLLSPAINLGLLDPREPVRAVEEAYAERGVDPGEHDPEATGTATLDDFGNGDGDGDRDEDAGGGDLPPVPLNAAEGFIRQVIGWREFMRHVYREAMPELAGANQLEQDRELPPAYWDGDTDMRCLSEAVGHVREFGYAHHIERLMVLANFALVYGADPAEVNEWFHLGFVDAYHWVTTPNVVAMGSFGTDVLSSKPYASSGSYVNRMSDHCADCPYAVSRTTGEGACPFNALYWDFLKENEETLRGTGRMGLMYSHVDDKDDEEWESIRERAATVRELAAEGSCSGWRENCSGRSRSAYSPLTSRRSRGSACS
- a CDS encoding PGF-pre-PGF domain-containing protein — encoded protein: MNTTRTLLVVAVVLLAPLAAAGPAAAQPNPPAEFYGSAAVDGEPAPEGTTVQAVLGDEVVDETTVDGDGQYGGADAFDERLTVQCTADDQSSTVEFQLASGVSAEETATCTPGETVEADLTFPSLGDNPGDGGDGSDGGDGSDGSDGGDGSDGSDGSDGSDGGDTTASTGGGGGGGGAVGPSDEGPSVDVTSVDDGATLRIEDVPGNDPVDVPVDGAASGVGVALQSMTVDHQLPPEDYRIEVTNVGEEPASAPSLDDAEAVGYLNVEPIGTDRISSASLEFAVDSAELPSSASAEDVALYRYADGWERLDTGPVATEGDTYEFVAQTDEFSSFAVGVATADVAVTAASLEADEVTAGDQVEVTATVTNEGAADGEATVALLVDGEERADQRVTVPGDESIEVLFSATVDDPGEYSIAVGGTDAGSLSVVEADATVDDTDGDGASAETGGDDASEETGGDDAILEEQTPGFGPVVALLAVVVAALLARRR
- a CDS encoding aldo/keto reductase; the protein is MEYTTLGDTGMTVSKICLGCMSFGDSDWREWVLDEEEGRELVERAIDLGVNFFDTANMYSDGESERVLGEALDGYDRDQFVVATKGYFRMDESNPNSGGLSRKAIEQELSNSLDRLGTDTIDLYQIHRWDDETPIEETLAALDDAVRRGDVRYVGASSMWAHQFADALHVSDREGYERFATMQNHYNLAYREEEREMLPLCENEGIGVMPWSPLARGYLTRPHEDVDATLRGETEEHLYAHPYREGGGLEVNERVQELADEKDAKMAQIALAWLFQVEWVDTPIVGTTSVEHLEDAVEALDIDLSDSDIEWLEEPYEPVRVSGHE